A window of the Bactrocera neohumeralis isolate Rockhampton unplaced genomic scaffold, APGP_CSIRO_Bneo_wtdbg2-racon-allhic-juicebox.fasta_v2 cluster09, whole genome shotgun sequence genome harbors these coding sequences:
- the LOC126764686 gene encoding piggyBac transposable element-derived protein 4-like gives MKWNTYVYNTRLRSRNISADFYDRLTSALVNDIQNENNDVVREEVDPYESDDDDTDVDYVPFEDASDIENEIEIEPNEILDSDEEEVIDGVEEEERETPAATEISYYGKDGTEWKKESNEAIRTRAHNIMCFRPGPKQQNSVPIEVFKQFFITNISFIIISQTNRCGRDQFAKCNAENLTSKPKVWVDFTSTELDAFIGILVASGVTHNNMQFTPLLWQTDSLPIFRAAMPLKRFKLLTRYIRFDDGRTRSFRLQSDKAAAIRDIWNFLNENLARNYEPHENVTIDEQLFPYRGKTKFTQFIPSKPAKYGVKIWWACDSQTKYPLQGILYTGKKDGGERKVNQVENVLLKLVKRYQNTGRTIVADNFFTTLTGAKQLATIGLAFVGTIRANKKCLPEELKKNPSGPLVIL, from the coding sequence ATGAAGTGGAATACTTATGTGTATAATACACGATTACGTTCTAGAAACATCAGTGCAGATTTTTATGATCGCTTAACATCAGCATTGGTAAATgacattcaaaatgaaaataatgatgtTGTGCGTGAAGAAGTGGATCCATACGAAAGCGATGACGATGATACAGATGTCGATTATGTGCCATTTGAAGATGCATcggatattgaaaatgaaatcgaaatcgaGCCGAATGAAATATTAGATAGCGACGAAGAGGAAGTAATCGATGGTGTGGAAGAAGAAGAGCGTGAAACTCCAGCTGCTACTGAAATTTCTTACTACGGTAAAGATGGGACAGAATGGAAAAAAGAGTCTAATGAAGCAATTCGTACTCGTGCACACAATATTATGTGCTTTCGGCCTGGACCGAAGCAACAAAACTCTGTTCCCATCGAGGTATTCAAACAGTTTTTTATTACCAACATTTCATTCATTATCATCAGTCAAACAAATCGTTGTGGAAGAGACCAATTTGCAAAATGTAATGCAGAAAATCTAACCTCAAAACCTAAAGTTTGGGTGGATTTCACTAGCACCGAACTTGATGCATTTATTGGCATTCTTGTTGCTTCTGGTGTAACGCACAATAATATGCAGTTTACACCACTTTTGTGGCAAACAGATTCTCTTCCCATCTTTCGAGCGGCGATGCCACTCAAACGATTCAAGTTATTGACGCGATATATCCGTTTCGATGATGGCCGCACACGTTCATTCCGACTACAATCTGATAAGGCTGCCGCAATTCGCgatatatggaattttttaaatgaaaacctcGCCAGAAACTATGAGCCGCATGAAAATGTAACGATTGATGAGCAATTGTTTCCGTATCGTGGCAAGACAAAGTTTACGCAATTCATACCATCAAAACCAGCCAAATACGGTGTGAAAATCTGGTGGGCATGTGACTCACAAACAAAATACCCATTGCAAGGTATATTGTACACGGGGAAAAAGGATGGCGGAGAGCGTAAAGTGAACCAAGTAGAAAACGTATTGCTCAAACTTGTGAAACGATACCAAAACACCGGCAGAACAATAGTAGCTGACAACTTTTTCACAACACTGACAGGAGCCAAACAATTGGCTACCATTGGACTTGCTTTCGTCGGTACTATTCGCGCCAATAAGAAGTGTTTACccgaagaattgaaaaaaaatccgtCTGGTCCTTTGGTTATATTATAA
- the LOC126764060 gene encoding ATP-dependent DNA helicase pif1-like, which translates to MHGRTCQHFCLPQPTIVDQPNILYNVEQERQYGQEAFSKLNQEQTLIVEEVLSSVRNESPNCYFIDEPGGSGETFIYTALCHILRGENKVVLPVAWTGIAANLLPGGRTSHALFKLPVPILDTSVSSMRPNSKEAQLLRKTDLFIWDEVSMVPKDAINIVDKLFKDITNVNLPFGGKIFVFGGDFRQVLPVVRHATRTSIIENCIKRSPLWSKVKIRRLVQNMRANNDPEFKNWLLKLGNGDLEIQHEISEDTIKIPRQYYADYDNLIAKVYGTNEINDSNISKFYSTAILCPKNDECSTFNEYIVSKLLPGDIKIYLSCDTVEKNESYDAQCYPTEFLNSLNPSGLPPHKLILKKNTIVMLIRNLNAKEGLINGARMVVSHLGENAITVKLIDSGKIAIIPRVKLTPSDPTVPFQMTRKQFPLKVAFAMTINKAQGQTFDKAGLYLPSPVFSHGQLYVAFSRVRRFEDITFSAQATFKQKIENEFIFTSNIVFKEVL; encoded by the coding sequence atgcatGGCAGAACGTGTCAACACTTTTGCTTGCCTCAACCAACTATAGTTGACCAGCCTAACATACTCTACAACGTTGAACAAGAACGTCAATATGGACAAGAAGCTTTTAGCAAACTGAATCAAGAGCAAACGTTAATAGTGGAAGAAGTCTTGAGTTCGGTTAGAAATGAATCTCCAAACTGCTATTTCATTGACGAACCAGGTGGTTCAGGAGAAACATTTATTTACACTGCGCTATGTCACATCCTACGAGGGGAAAATAAGGTGGTTTTACCAGTTGCATGGACAGGCATTGCTGCGAATCTGTTACCTGGGGGACGAACTTCACATGCTCTTTTTAAGCTACCTGTGCCTATTTTAGATACTTCAGTGTCATCTATGCGGCCCAACTCAAAAGAAGCACAGCTTTTACGGAAaacagatttatttatttgggaCGAAGTATCTATGGTACCTAAGGATGCAATAAACATTGTTGATAAGCTTTTCAAAGATATAACAAATGTGAATTTGCCATTTGgaggaaaaatatttgtatttggagGTGATTTTAGACAAGTTCTTCCAGTTGTTAGACATGCCACCAGAACttcaattattgaaaattgcatTAAACGCTCACCGTTGTGGTCAAAGGTGAAAATTCGTAGATTAGTTCAAAATATGCGAGCCAATAATGACCCTGAGTTTAAAAACTGGCTACTCAAACTGGGAAATGGTGACTTAGAAATCCAACATGAAATATCCGAAGATACTATTAAAATTCCACGACAATACTACGCTGATTATGATAACCTAATTGCTAAGGTTTACGgcacaaatgaaataaatgacaGTAACATATCTAAGTTTTACTCAACAGCTATTTTATGTCCAAAAAATGACGAATGCTCGACTTTTAATGAGTATATAGTATCAAAGTTATTGCCCGgggatattaaaatttatctaaGTTGCGATACAGtcgaaaaaaatgaaagttatgATGCTCAGTGTTATCCAACTGAGTTTCTTAATTCTCTAAATCCTTCCGGCTTACCTCCACATAAactaattttgaagaaaaatacaaTCGTTATGTTGATTCGTAATCTTAATGCCAAAGAAGGACTTATAAATGGTGCCAGGATGGTCGTCAGCCATTTAGGCGAGAACGCAATAACTGTCAAATTAATCGATTCGGGAAAAATAGCTATCATACCGCGAGTTAAACTAACTCCTTCAGATCCAACTGTACCCTTCCAGATGACTAGAAAACAGTTTCCTTTAAAAGTCGCTTTCGCTATGACTATAAACAAAGCCCAAGGTCAAACATTCGATAAAGCCGGTTTATATTTACCTAGCCCAGTATTTTCACATGGACAGTTATATGTGGCCTTTTCTAGAGTCAGGCGATTCGAAGATATCACTTTTTCAGCCCAAGCGACATTcaagcaaaaaattgaaaatgaatttatttttacgtcgaatattgtatttaaggaagttttgtaa